A genomic window from Peromyscus maniculatus bairdii isolate BWxNUB_F1_BW_parent chromosome 1, HU_Pman_BW_mat_3.1, whole genome shotgun sequence includes:
- the Tspan32 gene encoding tetraspanin-32 isoform X3, with the protein MEHWNRIKIAKCQILITNFFVLLLGLSTATMAAITHFGDHLSVIGRASVERNPYEAMHYWAFYVGISLAGLLSLGAALSTIATVREAHGLMAAGFLCFALSFCVLVQMAFWRFHNPTQVEDAVLDTYDLVYDQAMKSPSSSWWQELATIQDTFLCCGKKSPFGLLASTRAILCQGQEAMREDCLQSIGKFLWTHYRIASTLTCTSLALTVYAMMLCAFLWFAIHSYCGLDRKGRYTLSPRVHGCQPQEPSLFRWTKGGPVLQRPSETQAFANYSTPL; encoded by the exons ATGGAGCACTGGAATCGAATCAAGATTGCCAAATGCCAGATACTGATCACCAACTTCTTTGTCTTG CTGCTGGGCCTCTCTACGGCCACCATGGCAGCCAtcactcactttggagaccactTGTCTGTCATTGGCCGTGCATCCGTGGAGAGGAACCCCTATGAAGCAATGCACTACTGGG CCTTCTACGTGGGGATCAGCCTAGCAGGTCTACTGAGCCTGGGCGCTGCCCTGAGCACCATAGCCACAGTAAGGGAGGCCCACGGCCTCATGGCTGCG GGGTTCCTGTGCTTTGCCCTGTCATTCTGTGTCCTGGTGCAGATGGCATTCTGGAGATTCCACAACCCCACCCAG GTGGAGGATGCAGTATTGGACACCTATGACCTCGTGTATGACCAGGCAATGAAGAGCCCATCTAGCAGCTGGTGGCAGGAGCTGGCCACCATCCAGGACACG TTTCTGTGTTGTGGGAAGAAGTCTCCTTTTGGGCTTCTGGCGAGCACCAGAGCCATCCTGTGCCAGGGCCAGGAGGCCAtgagagag GACTGCCTACAGAGCATCGGGAAGTTTCTGTGGACACACTACAGAATCGCCTCCACCCTGACCTGCACCAGCCTGGCCCTCACG GTATATGCCATGATGCTCTGCGCCTTCCTCTGGTTTGCCATTCACTCCTACTGTGGCTTGGATCGAAAAGGCAGATACACCCTGAGCCCACG AGTCCATggctgccagccccaggaacccaGCCTCTTCAGATGGACCAAGGGTGGGCCAGTGCTTCAACGCCCCTCTGAAACACAAGCGTTTGCTAACTATTCGACACCCCTCTGA
- the Tspan32 gene encoding tetraspanin-32 isoform X2, with product MEHWNRIKIAKCQILITNFFVLHVCGRTCPSHPQKHGGLLQRPCSWREPGWGRPEAQALHSVIAGGPVPLSPALMMSPPHSQLLGLSTATMAAITHFGDHLSVIGRASVERNPYEAMHYWAFYVGISLAGLLSLGAALSTIATVREAHGLMAAGFLCFALSFCVLVQMAFWRFHNPTQVEDAVLDTYDLVYDQAMKSPSSSWWQELATIQDTFLCCGKKSPFGLLASTRAILCQGQEAMREVYAMMLCAFLWFAIHSYCGLDRKGRYTLSPRVHGCQPQEPSLFRWTKGGPVLQRPSETQAFANYSTPL from the exons ATGGAGCACTGGAATCGAATCAAGATTGCCAAATGCCAGATACTGATCACCAACTTCTTTGTCTTG CATGTCTGTGGGAGGACCTGTCCCTCCCATCCACAGAAACACGGAGGCCTCCTGCAGCGGCCTTGCTCCTGGAGGGAGCCAGGCTGGGGGCGCCCAGAAGCCCAGGCCCTACACTCTGTCATTGCGGGAGGGCCTGTGCCACTGTCCCCAGCTCTGATGATGAGCCCACCTCACTCTCAGCTGCTGGGCCTCTCTACGGCCACCATGGCAGCCAtcactcactttggagaccactTGTCTGTCATTGGCCGTGCATCCGTGGAGAGGAACCCCTATGAAGCAATGCACTACTGGG CCTTCTACGTGGGGATCAGCCTAGCAGGTCTACTGAGCCTGGGCGCTGCCCTGAGCACCATAGCCACAGTAAGGGAGGCCCACGGCCTCATGGCTGCG GGGTTCCTGTGCTTTGCCCTGTCATTCTGTGTCCTGGTGCAGATGGCATTCTGGAGATTCCACAACCCCACCCAG GTGGAGGATGCAGTATTGGACACCTATGACCTCGTGTATGACCAGGCAATGAAGAGCCCATCTAGCAGCTGGTGGCAGGAGCTGGCCACCATCCAGGACACG TTTCTGTGTTGTGGGAAGAAGTCTCCTTTTGGGCTTCTGGCGAGCACCAGAGCCATCCTGTGCCAGGGCCAGGAGGCCAtgagagag GTATATGCCATGATGCTCTGCGCCTTCCTCTGGTTTGCCATTCACTCCTACTGTGGCTTGGATCGAAAAGGCAGATACACCCTGAGCCCACG AGTCCATggctgccagccccaggaacccaGCCTCTTCAGATGGACCAAGGGTGGGCCAGTGCTTCAACGCCCCTCTGAAACACAAGCGTTTGCTAACTATTCGACACCCCTCTGA
- the Tspan32 gene encoding tetraspanin-32 isoform X1, with translation MEHWNRIKIAKCQILITNFFVLHVCGRTCPSHPQKHGGLLQRPCSWREPGWGRPEAQALHSVIAGGPVPLSPALMMSPPHSQLLGLSTATMAAITHFGDHLSVIGRASVERNPYEAMHYWAFYVGISLAGLLSLGAALSTIATVREAHGLMAAGFLCFALSFCVLVQMAFWRFHNPTQVEDAVLDTYDLVYDQAMKSPSSSWWQELATIQDTFLCCGKKSPFGLLASTRAILCQGQEAMREDCLQSIGKFLWTHYRIASTLTCTSLALTVYAMMLCAFLWFAIHSYCGLDRKGRYTLSPRVHGCQPQEPSLFRWTKGGPVLQRPSETQAFANYSTPL, from the exons ATGGAGCACTGGAATCGAATCAAGATTGCCAAATGCCAGATACTGATCACCAACTTCTTTGTCTTG CATGTCTGTGGGAGGACCTGTCCCTCCCATCCACAGAAACACGGAGGCCTCCTGCAGCGGCCTTGCTCCTGGAGGGAGCCAGGCTGGGGGCGCCCAGAAGCCCAGGCCCTACACTCTGTCATTGCGGGAGGGCCTGTGCCACTGTCCCCAGCTCTGATGATGAGCCCACCTCACTCTCAGCTGCTGGGCCTCTCTACGGCCACCATGGCAGCCAtcactcactttggagaccactTGTCTGTCATTGGCCGTGCATCCGTGGAGAGGAACCCCTATGAAGCAATGCACTACTGGG CCTTCTACGTGGGGATCAGCCTAGCAGGTCTACTGAGCCTGGGCGCTGCCCTGAGCACCATAGCCACAGTAAGGGAGGCCCACGGCCTCATGGCTGCG GGGTTCCTGTGCTTTGCCCTGTCATTCTGTGTCCTGGTGCAGATGGCATTCTGGAGATTCCACAACCCCACCCAG GTGGAGGATGCAGTATTGGACACCTATGACCTCGTGTATGACCAGGCAATGAAGAGCCCATCTAGCAGCTGGTGGCAGGAGCTGGCCACCATCCAGGACACG TTTCTGTGTTGTGGGAAGAAGTCTCCTTTTGGGCTTCTGGCGAGCACCAGAGCCATCCTGTGCCAGGGCCAGGAGGCCAtgagagag GACTGCCTACAGAGCATCGGGAAGTTTCTGTGGACACACTACAGAATCGCCTCCACCCTGACCTGCACCAGCCTGGCCCTCACG GTATATGCCATGATGCTCTGCGCCTTCCTCTGGTTTGCCATTCACTCCTACTGTGGCTTGGATCGAAAAGGCAGATACACCCTGAGCCCACG AGTCCATggctgccagccccaggaacccaGCCTCTTCAGATGGACCAAGGGTGGGCCAGTGCTTCAACGCCCCTCTGAAACACAAGCGTTTGCTAACTATTCGACACCCCTCTGA